A single Halarcobacter anaerophilus DNA region contains:
- the secD gene encoding protein translocase subunit SecD encodes MKIFNYRLVIFILSIIFGIVFSIPSFLQTETGKKISLGLDLQGGLHMLLGVKTDEAVTSKIKSIATSVKYFADDEEILIEDLGIKDDNVVFTVLDKDELPRVDKMLDNIKGLNITKEGLDYKISLSNEEELRTKDLAVAQAVETIRNRLDQFGLAEPNVIRQGKTDIVVELPGIKTVADEKAARELISKPANLELMAVDEERADQVYNLTKYQAAQYGDVILEDTSNPQIKYLVKEIPILNGSQVIDAKVAFDQSNQPIINFTLNSSGARIFGDFTGKNVGKRLAVVLDGKVYSAPNIRERIGGGSGQISGGFSTVEAGNVAIALRSGALPASVELLEKRSVGPSLGADSIQASMIALISGFLVVFIFMIIYYRNAGIIANVALVSNIFIIISVMAMFGATLTLPGMAGIVLTVGMAVDANVIISERIRELLRSGMSIPKAVENGYANAMSAILDANITTILVAVILYAYGTGPIKGFAVTISIGILASMLTAILGTHGIYEALMPKMSKDKNLNKWFGIK; translated from the coding sequence TTGAAAATCTTTAATTATAGACTTGTTATTTTTATTTTAAGTATCATTTTTGGAATTGTCTTCTCAATCCCCTCTTTTTTACAAACCGAAACAGGAAAAAAAATATCTTTAGGACTTGATTTACAAGGTGGTTTGCATATGCTTCTTGGTGTAAAAACCGATGAAGCCGTGACCTCTAAAATAAAATCAATAGCAACTTCGGTTAAATATTTTGCCGATGATGAAGAGATATTAATAGAAGATTTGGGTATTAAAGATGATAATGTTGTTTTTACGGTATTGGATAAAGACGAACTTCCAAGAGTCGATAAAATGCTGGACAATATCAAAGGCTTGAATATTACAAAAGAGGGATTGGATTATAAAATTTCTCTAAGTAATGAAGAAGAGCTGAGAACAAAAGATTTGGCAGTTGCCCAAGCCGTTGAAACTATCAGAAACAGACTTGACCAGTTCGGTTTGGCTGAACCGAATGTTATAAGACAAGGGAAAACAGATATCGTAGTTGAACTTCCGGGTATTAAAACAGTAGCAGATGAAAAAGCTGCAAGAGAGCTTATCTCAAAACCTGCAAACCTTGAACTTATGGCAGTTGATGAAGAGAGAGCAGACCAAGTTTATAATCTCACAAAATATCAAGCGGCACAATACGGGGACGTGATTTTAGAAGATACAAGTAATCCTCAGATTAAATATCTTGTAAAAGAGATTCCTATCTTAAACGGAAGTCAAGTAATAGATGCAAAAGTAGCTTTTGATCAATCAAACCAACCGATAATCAATTTTACCTTAAATTCAAGCGGAGCAAGAATTTTCGGTGATTTTACCGGTAAAAATGTAGGAAAAAGATTAGCCGTAGTTCTTGACGGAAAAGTATACTCAGCTCCAAATATCAGAGAAAGAATCGGTGGAGGAAGCGGACAAATTTCAGGCGGCTTCTCGACAGTTGAAGCGGGAAATGTAGCAATTGCTTTAAGATCGGGGGCTCTTCCTGCTTCCGTAGAACTTTTGGAAAAAAGAAGTGTCGGTCCTAGTTTGGGAGCGGATTCTATTCAAGCTTCTATGATAGCACTTATTTCAGGTTTTTTAGTAGTATTTATTTTTATGATTATTTATTATAGAAATGCAGGAATAATTGCAAATGTTGCCTTAGTATCGAATATATTTATTATAATATCCGTAATGGCAATGTTCGGAGCGACTTTAACTCTTCCCGGGATGGCAGGTATAGTTTTAACAGTAGGTATGGCTGTTGATGCCAATGTAATTATCAGTGAAAGAATCAGAGAACTTTTAAGATCGGGAATGTCAATTCCAAAAGCGGTAGAAAACGGTTATGCAAATGCAATGAGTGCAATTTTAGATGCAAATATTACGACTATTTTAGTAGCAGTAATCTTATACGCTTACGGAACAGGACCTATTAAAGGTTTTGCAGTAACTATTTCAATAGGTATTTTAGCATCAATGCTAACTGCAATATTAGGAACACACGGTATCTATGAGGCATTAATGCCAAAAATGTCAAAAGATAAAAACTTAAATAAATGGTTTGGGATTAAATAA
- the secF gene encoding protein translocase subunit SecF codes for MEIFKSEKIYDFMGKRIPFLGVSAVLIIASIFLLATKGLNFGIDFAGGTIVQVKYEQKAPIDKIREVLKDTEYKGSSITEFGTPQEVVIRITGSSSNLKNDISDTMHKLLDPTGSFEIRRVDMVGPKVGGELREKGIMALSLALIVILIYVSFRFEWRFAVASILALAHDITIAMGAISLFSVEVNLDILAAILTILGYSLNDTIIVFDRIREGIQTSKETELNSVVNESVSRTLSRTTLTSLTTFFVVVTLFAFGGEIIHGFAFTMLVGIIVGTYSSIFIAASFLVQLKFSIASFREKEAEKLKRKKEKEKIRAMYEKGTV; via the coding sequence ATGGAAATATTTAAAAGCGAAAAAATATATGATTTTATGGGAAAAAGAATCCCGTTTCTTGGAGTCTCTGCTGTTTTAATTATTGCATCGATTTTTTTACTTGCTACAAAAGGGTTAAATTTTGGTATTGATTTTGCAGGAGGAACAATAGTTCAAGTAAAATATGAGCAAAAAGCGCCTATCGATAAAATCAGGGAAGTATTAAAAGATACCGAATATAAAGGTTCATCAATAACAGAATTCGGTACACCGCAAGAAGTTGTTATTAGAATTACAGGGTCATCTTCAAATTTGAAAAACGATATTAGTGATACAATGCATAAACTTCTTGATCCAACAGGTAGTTTTGAAATCAGAAGAGTCGATATGGTTGGACCAAAAGTCGGTGGAGAGTTAAGAGAAAAAGGGATAATGGCTCTGTCTCTTGCTTTAATAGTGATTTTAATTTACGTATCATTTAGATTTGAATGGAGATTTGCCGTTGCTTCAATTTTAGCTCTGGCTCACGATATTACAATAGCAATGGGAGCAATTTCACTTTTCAGCGTTGAAGTAAACTTGGATATTTTAGCGGCAATTTTAACAATCCTTGGATACTCGCTAAATGACACGATTATCGTATTTGACAGAATCAGAGAAGGAATCCAAACTTCAAAAGAGACAGAATTAAATTCAGTTGTAAATGAATCTGTAAGCAGAACACTATCAAGAACAACACTTACTTCATTGACAACATTCTTTGTTGTTGTAACACTTTTTGCTTTCGGTGGAGAAATAATTCACGGATTCGCATTTACAATGTTAGTTGGTATTATAGTAGGTACATATTCATCAATCTTTATAGCCGCATCTTTCTTAGTACAGTTAAAATTCTCAATAGCAAGTTTTAGAGAAAAAGAGGCTGAGAAATTAAAAAGAAAAAAAGAAAAAGAGAAAATAAGAGCTATGTATGAAAAGGGAACGGTTTAA
- a CDS encoding DUF6394 family protein yields MDWGKVTYIFFSLMSLTTTAGFLYEPNAVALFLAAGVNVISTILKIGVKNLLAAELLASSLVADLHLIPSFMVLTFIGDEPMATSLAIGAIVANIFSIALALIESAKSQDKEEY; encoded by the coding sequence ATGGATTGGGGTAAGGTAACTTATATATTCTTTTCGCTCATGTCTTTAACTACTACAGCAGGGTTTCTTTATGAACCAAACGCAGTAGCACTTTTTTTAGCAGCAGGGGTCAATGTTATTTCAACAATATTAAAAATCGGTGTTAAAAATCTGCTGGCAGCTGAATTGTTAGCTAGTTCATTAGTTGCGGACTTACACCTTATTCCCTCTTTTATGGTATTAACTTTTATAGGAGATGAACCTATGGCTACTTCTCTTGCAATAGGAGCAATAGTAGCAAATATATTCTCAATAGCTTTAGCATTGATTGAGAGTGCAAAAAGTCAAGATAAGGAAGAGTATTAA